A genomic window from Flavobacterium johnsoniae includes:
- a CDS encoding endonuclease V, with product MPNKILAFDAYYFDDKAKTVCLEFEKWNEDKNFKVYSEIIDNVAEYIPGEFYKRELPCILSLLQQMDLSEIEVIVVDGFVYLDDEKKYGLGGYLYEKLNKKIPIIGVAKTNFASIEKNKKALFRGDSKKPLYITSIGIDLEEAFSKIESMHGEFRFPTLLKELDRLTKEN from the coding sequence ATGCCCAATAAAATCTTAGCTTTTGATGCTTACTACTTTGACGATAAAGCAAAAACTGTTTGTCTAGAATTTGAAAAATGGAACGAAGACAAAAATTTTAAAGTTTACTCTGAAATAATTGATAACGTTGCAGAATATATTCCTGGAGAATTTTACAAAAGAGAATTGCCTTGTATTTTAAGTTTACTTCAACAAATGGATTTATCTGAAATTGAGGTAATTGTAGTTGACGGATTCGTCTATTTAGACGACGAAAAGAAATACGGTTTAGGCGGTTATTTGTATGAGAAATTAAACAAAAAAATCCCGATTATTGGTGTTGCTAAAACAAATTTTGCTTCAATAGAAAAAAACAAAAAAGCATTATTTCGAGGCGACAGCAAAAAACCATTGTACATTACTTCTATCGGAATTGATCTAGAAGAAGCGTTTAGTAAAATTGAAAGTATGCATGGAGAATTTAGATTTCCAACATTATTGAAAGAATTGGATCGATTAACAAAGGAAAATTAA
- a CDS encoding leucine-rich repeat domain-containing protein: protein MNIFRKTKFTSLIEASIKPESCKKLSLIFYNYSLKDKGEIFSQFINLEVLEIQTAVSTYYLNDFELPAEIGNLKKLKKISVLNFPLKTFPEWIFNIESLEYLMLRGNDIVTIPESISRLEKLKTLKIESCPLSKIPKTLNQLKNLSFLGLCDTRLTDLNYNLFPYNLKEIYFNGTGIYKDEDLEFLKTKMPKTRIYP from the coding sequence ATGAATATCTTTCGAAAAACAAAATTTACATCTCTAATTGAAGCTTCAATAAAACCTGAAAGTTGTAAAAAACTCAGTTTAATATTTTATAACTATAGTTTGAAGGATAAGGGAGAAATATTTTCTCAGTTTATAAATCTAGAAGTATTAGAAATACAAACCGCTGTATCAACGTATTATCTAAATGATTTTGAACTTCCAGCGGAAATTGGAAATCTCAAAAAACTTAAGAAAATTTCAGTTCTAAATTTCCCATTGAAGACTTTTCCTGAGTGGATTTTTAATATAGAATCTTTGGAGTATTTAATGCTTAGAGGAAATGATATCGTTACAATTCCAGAATCTATTTCTCGATTAGAAAAATTAAAAACGCTTAAAATTGAAAGTTGTCCATTAAGCAAAATCCCTAAGACATTGAATCAACTAAAAAACTTAAGTTTTTTAGGGCTTTGCGACACAAGACTTACGGATTTAAACTATAATTTATTTCCTTATAATTTGAAAGAAATTTATTTTAACGGCACAGGAATTTATAAAGATGAAGATTTAGAATTTTTAAAAACAAAAATGCCAAAAACCAGAATATATCCATAA
- a CDS encoding DUF3826 domain-containing protein: MKKKNIKTLLLIGLLVINTTIKAQSSKTEQDETAKAKEWINSLSLNNNEKENRLVQVVSTHLLAVKEWHNNHPASTVPAGINPLDGKPLSELHRQIIADSAMPSTVHESLMTGLRKDLNEEQVALVLDKYTIGKVAFTMKGYQAIVPEMTSVETTEIQKLMEKAREQAVDYKSMKEISAIFEIYKTQAENYLNNHGRNWRQMYGDYTKKIKAEKEANAKK, encoded by the coding sequence ATGAAAAAGAAAAATATCAAAACCTTATTACTAATAGGGCTTCTAGTAATAAATACCACAATTAAAGCGCAATCTTCCAAAACAGAACAAGACGAAACTGCAAAGGCAAAAGAATGGATTAATTCATTGTCATTAAACAATAATGAAAAAGAAAACAGATTAGTGCAAGTGGTTTCAACGCATCTTTTAGCTGTAAAAGAATGGCACAATAATCATCCTGCTTCTACAGTTCCAGCGGGAATAAATCCTTTGGACGGAAAACCACTTTCTGAACTTCATAGACAAATAATTGCAGATTCTGCAATGCCTTCAACAGTTCACGAAAGTTTAATGACTGGCTTAAGAAAAGATTTAAATGAAGAGCAAGTAGCATTAGTTTTAGATAAATATACAATTGGCAAAGTAGCTTTTACAATGAAAGGTTATCAAGCAATTGTTCCTGAAATGACTTCTGTTGAAACCACAGAAATTCAAAAATTAATGGAAAAAGCTCGCGAGCAAGCTGTAGATTATAAAAGCATGAAAGAGATTTCGGCTATTTTTGAAATTTACAAAACACAAGCTGAAAATTATCTGAATAATCACGGTCGCAACTGGCGCCAGATGTATGGAGATTACACAAAGAAAATAAAAGCTGAAAAAGAAGCTAATGCAAAAAAGTAA